The DNA region CCGACTTCACCTGGACCAAGTCGAGCAACTTAAACTACAATCTGTTCTTTACCGTCGCTGCATCCGGATTCTCCCAGCAGAACAAGCTCGTTATGAACAGCAACGAGCAGAGCTACACGGTGATCGGTATCGAGTTCGTCAAGAACTAAAAAAGATGAAAGAAAAGGCGGGTTATGGGGGGATCCCCGCCTGTTTTTATTTACTGTTCCTTTTCGGATTCCATTTCCTTGAGCGTGCGGTCGGCAAGCTCTTTCATGCGGGTCGGGATGCCGCGTGAGGAAATGGTCTCGATCTCTTTCATGGCTGCGGCGATCTCGGAGCCGAGAATGAAGATCGCATATTTGTGTTCGAGTTTGCTCCGGTTGACCATGTCCGGGGTAATTTTCAGTGCATTGTATTGGGGAAACTTCAGATCCGGGTTGATTGACTCGTAGTATACTTTGATGTCAAAAAATATCTGATGAAGCTCAAGTAGTTCTTCCTTGTGCATGATGCCAAATAGATAAGGGGTGAAATGTCTTAATAATTTGCGTGAGCGAAAAATCCGGCCGGAAAAAGTCTATCTTATTTACCGCCAAACTATACCCATATATCGTCAGGAGAGTCTCAGTTGAAGTCAATATATGTGATAGGCCACCGTCATCCGGATACTGACAGTATATGCAGTGCGATCGGATATGCGGCATTTCTGAACAGGGACGGGAAGGATACGTATATCGCGGCACGCTGCGGCGACCTGAACGCCGAGTCGAAGTACGCTCTCGCGAAGTTCGATCTGGAAGGTCCGGCCCTTGTCTTAAGCGTCGAGCCGTCGGTGGCGGATATTCCGTTCACGCACCCGGAGAGCGCGAATGCGGAAACACCGACGATCGACGTGATCGAGCTGATGGATAAGAACGATCTGCGGAATCTGCCGATCACGGATCCGAACGGGAACCTGATCGGTCTCGTGAGCGAGCACGGTCTTGCAAGAGCCTATGTCTCGAACACGAAGATGGAGACGCTCGCCGTTTCGCCGGTGAGCGTGGATACGCTCGCACGGATCCTGCACGGAACGGTGCGGGTGAAAAATCACACCGTCCTTGAAGGAGCGGTGTATATCTCGATCGACGCCCTGCACGTGATCCTCTCCCGCATCACGAAAAAGGATATCGCGATCGTCGGGGACGACGAGCCGACGCAGCTCGCACTGGTCTCGGCCGGGATCGCGGCCCTGATCATCGCGGATTCGGCACCGGTCGGGCAGAGGCTGCTCGCATCCGCCTCGGAAAAAGGCGTGACGGTGATCTCGACCGAGGTCGACGCGTTCGGGGTCGCGAAGATGATCCACTTAACACTCCCCGCCGAGACGATCATGACGAAGGATGTGCCGACCGTCCGTATCGCGGACACGATGGAATACGTGAAGCAAATCGTGTCGAACTCGAAGTACCGGACGGCCTGTGTGGTGGACGAGAACGACAAACTGCTCGGCACGATCTCCCGGAACTCGCTGATGGAGGACGTGGCGAAGTCGGTGATCCTGGTCGACCACAACGAGTACAGCCAGGCGGTCGAGGGGATCGAGACGGCAGACATCATCGAGATCATCGACCACCACCGGCTCGGGGCGATGGCGACCCTTCGCCCGATCCGGTTCGATATGGAGCCGGTCGGTTCGACCTCGACGATCGTAACCAGACGGTTCATGGAAGCAGGGATCAAGCCGGACAAGAACGTGGCGGGGATCCTGCTTTCGGGTATCCTTTCGGATACGCTCGGCCTGAAGATGTCGACGACGACAAAGCAGGACGAGGACGCGGTCCGCTTCCTCTCGGAGATCGCCGGGGTGGATCCGGCCTCCTACGCGAACGAACTGATCGCGGAAGGTATGTCGCTTTCGGGCGTTTCGCAGGACGAACTTCTCGAGAGAGACACAAAAGAGTATAACCTGTCCGGCAAACGGGTGATCATTTCGCAGATCCTTGTCCCGTCGTATGCATATGCGAAGACGAATGCCGACGCGATCTTTGCGGCGCTGGATGCAAAACTCCGGCAGCCGCATGCCCCGGACATCTATATCGCATTATATACCAGTGTCTCGGAGATGGGTTCGGATATGTTCACGGCGGCCGACGAGGCAACGATGCTTGCGATGAACTGGCAGAAGACCCCCATGCATCTGCCGGGGGTCGTTTCGAGGAAAAAGGATTTTGTGCCGCATTTCGGGCGAATGCTGGACTCAGTCTTCTAATTTTCACTTTTTATTTAGATATCCTCTTATAGCTGACACGGACATAATGCTATGATTATGTCACGCATTTTGGTAGTACTCATCGTACTATTCGCCGTGCTGCTGGTGTTTTCCAGCGGTTGTGTGAGTCAGATGGAATCATTGAACACAACGGAGCGTACCGTTGTCCCGGTCGATCCGGGAGCAAACCAGACCATTACGCCCGCAAATCTCAGCATGTACCATTACAACGGGTTCGGCGAATGGACCTACGGAGACGGCGTGCCGCTCACCGTACGGGACGATATCGCCGGCGGGATGAACGCTTCGGGTACGGGAACGGAGCTTCTTTCGTTTGCTACGATCTCGGATATCCACATCACGGATGAGGAGTCACCGCTTCAGGTGATCGCTCTCGGCTATCTCAGGCCTTTCCCTTCGGCATATTCCCCGGTCTCGATGTATTCGACCCAGGTTCTGAATGCCGCAGTAAAAACGATCAACAATATCAATAAAGAGAATAAGCTGGACCTTGTTCTCTCGCTTGGCGATGCGGCGAACAATGATCAGTATAATGAACTGCGCTGGTATATCGACGTTCTCGACGGAAAGACGATCACTCCGGTTTCGGGCGGAACTGCCGGGAAGGAGAATATCGATTACCAGCAGACGTTTACGGCGGAAGGCCTGGATATGCCCTGGTATCAGACGATCGGCAATCACGATGAGTTCTTTACCGGCGTGTTTGCAATGGATGAGAACCTCAGCAGTGTCCTCGTCGGCGATACGGTCGCGAATCTGCGGCTGGATGTGACGGTGACCGGAGACACGTCGCTTACCGGCTATTATATGGGTGTCTTTAACGGGTCGGACCCGAACGGGACGATCATCGATATGGGCAGTGTTTCCAGCTTTGCGTCGGCCCCGACCGTGATCGCGGATGCAAACCGTCACGCGATCTCGGATGACGGTGTCAGAATCGGGTTCATGCAGGAATTCCTGAATTCGAGTTCGCTTCCGTATGGTCACGGCTATACTGAAGAGATGATCGCGAATGATTTCGCGTGCTATTCGTTCGACCCGGTGGAGGGTGTTAGGATCATCATGCTGGATGATACAACCGAGAACGGCTCGACGATCGGCGATATCTGGGCACACGGCCGCGGTTCGCTTGACGAGGAGCGGTTTGCCTGGCTGAAGGCGGAGCTGCAGAAGGGACAGGAGGACGGCGTTTTGATGATCATCGGCGCACATATCCCGATCGCGACGATGGAGGAGGGAGCACCTTCCGGCTGGAGTCTGAACTCGGAAGTTTCCCAGACGGAACTGATCACGGAGCTGCAGAAGTATCCGAATCTGCTGATGTGGGTCTCGGGTCACAACCATATGAATACGATTCTGCCGATCGCATCGCCCGATCCGGCACATCCGGAGTACGGGTTCTGGGTCGTGGAGACGGCTTCGCTGAGGGATTTCCCGCAGGAGTTCAGAACGTTCGAGATCACGCGGTATTCCGATGAGCTTGTGGGTATCAAGACGGTGTGTGTGGATGTCGATGTGGAGGGAGACCCGCTCGCGGAGAAGTCCCGGTCCTATTCTATCGCGGCGGCACAGATGAGCGGGAAAACCGATGTCGGGATCGAGAATGCGGAGCTTCTCGTCCGGGTTAAGTGAACAGTCGGCTGAATCAATTCATACTTTTTTTCGATTGGGGTTTTGGGGAGTGGGACATTAAGTTTCAGCACACGAAATGCACGAAAGTAAAGACGAAAACACGAAACTATCTAAAATCAACTAAATGCACAAAAAACAAAGAGGGGGGATATTCTATTTTTGGACGCATGAGAAAAACCAACCGCGAATCGGCGCGAATCCGCCCTTCGGGCGAGAAGAATCGGATTTGCTATTCCTCACTTGAACTCGGCGGGTCTTATCGTCCCGCCGGTTCATCCCTCATCGGGAACGTTCGGGCAAATCCTGTCGCCGCCCCGGCGGCTCCTTGATTAGGGAGTAAAGATATCTTTTATTTCTGACTGGGGTGCGGGAAGGCGACTCCGGCGTGGAGCCCGACGCGGTGGAGAATCCTCATTATAGGATGCAGGAATGGAAACCGACCTATGGATTTTTGATTAGTAGAATATTTCGTCTGGATAGTCATCAGCAGGATAATCATCCCAAAGCAGCATTTCCTTCACTAATTCCTTGAGTTTATATTCCACATCGTTCCCAAGTTCACATTCCCAAATTACGAAAACCCGCCACCCCATTTCCCGAAGCTGTGCATAATTTCTCTCATCGCGTAATTTATTTTGTTGAAATTTAGCAATCCACCACTCCGTATTCGTTTTGGGAATGGTGGCACGTTTGCACCCCGCATGACCATGCCAAAAACATCCATTCACAAAAATGACGGCTCGATATTTGGAAAGAACGAAGTCCGGTTTTCCCGGAAGATCGGTCCGACATCGTCGATAGCCGATATGAGATTCCCTCAGATAGGAAGCAACGAGTTGTTCCGGTTTAGTTTTCTTTGACCGAACTCGACTCATCATCCAACTACGGTGTTCGGGAGTTACTCTATCCATGGTGAATTATTTATCGATTTGTTTGATTTTACTATGCTGCAAACATAACCACGTAAGCCGGGATTTCCCAACTCATCATAGCTTAATGCATATATCCATTAAACTCTATGCTGATAATATTCGTATTTCCAAACATAAGTGTGTTGACCACAACCGATTATCTATATGAAATTAGAGATAGAATGAAATATTATTCATCGACATATATTGTCGATTGATATATTCCCACTGAATCCGATGATTTAAATGATAAATGAAGAAACAATCCCCCTAAAAATCAGCCCAAGGGCATTCACTGCATTTGGAGCCGATCTCGTAACGAATGATAATATAGCCATTACCGAATTGGTGAAAAATAGTTACGATGCATTTGCCTACAATGTTGTGGTAGAATTTGGCGAAGATGAAGGAGGAGCGTACATCAAAATCATCGACGATGGACTTGGAATGACGCGTCAGGTAATCAAAGAGGTATGGGCTGTTCTTGCTACTAAACATAAAGTTAAAAATCCCCTTATTGAACGCGATGGCAAAATAAGGAAAGTCTCGGGAAACAAAGGGCTTGGTCGTTTTTCCGCAGCAAAACTTGGGAACACTATGGATATTTGGACGAAAAGTCCTGATGATGGATTTTTAAAGATAAAAATAAACTGGAAAAACCTCGTAGACTTCGATGATCTGGGTGAGTGTCAAATCACAATGGAAGAACTTAACGATACAGCCATCTTCCAGAATCCCGGTACCGTTATCCGAATTGGTGATCTAAATTCCATATGGAGTCCTGAGAAGATATTGGAGACAAAGGATAGTTTATCCCGTTTAATTGCCCCGTTTAAAAATATTGATAATTTTACTATCCAACTCAGATCATCCACTATAGAAGGGCCTGTTAATATAACTGCCCCTAAATTTATTGAAAAACCCCCATACAAAATTACCGGCAATGTCGATGCAATAGGGACGATACATTGGGAATACACATATTCCCCGACAAACATTAACCATAATCCAAAAACCAAAACTGGAATAATAAACTGGAATGAAGGTAAATTAGGATTTACGGGTTACCAGGAGCAACTCTCTCTCCAGGAATGTAGTGGTGAAATGGATTATTCATGCGGTCCATTCAGTTTTGAAATAAGAGTTTGGGATTTAGATGTGGAAAGCAGAGGAGAGATATCCGCACATTATGATATCGGAAAAAATGATATCAGACGTGCTCTAGCACAATACAAAGGGCTGTCAATCTATCGGGACAATATTCTCGTTCTTCCTAAATCCGATGCTTCAAAAGATTGGTTGGGGATCGATTTACGTAGAGTTAGCAGAATCGGTAAACGAATCAGCACGAATCAAATCATTGGCATAGTAAACATAAACTCAAAGGATAATCCAGAACTAAAAGACACAACCGATCGTGAAAAATTAATGGATACAAAAGAGTACAAGGAGTTCATCAATCTTCTTGGCTCAGTCATCAATGAACTGGAAAATTTACGATCTTTGGACAAAACCAGGGAATCGGAAACAAGCAGTAATGGGAAAAAACCCCTAGTGAATCTTTTCACGAGTTTATCTGCAGAAAGATTGGTCGGGAAAGTCGAACTTGCAGTAGAAAAAGGGGAGGATAATAAACAAATTTTAAAATACGTCAATGAATTCAACAATGAGAACAGAGAGAACTTAGATGATTTGCAGAAAAGAGTAACGTATTATGCACAAACCGCCTCGTTAGGTTCTGTGGCAACAGTTATTCTCCATGAATTACTTAATGGAATGAATGCCATTATAAGATTTATCAAGCGTGTTGATAAAACGTGTTCCCCATTAGAAACCAAGACTCGTGAGGCCCTCAATGATGCTTCAGAGAGTCACGCACGGTTGGTTGATCTAGCACGGACTTTTTCCCCATTGGTCAGAAAAGATTTGTATAAGGCAGAATATAAATGCCTTGTGCGTGAAACGGTGGATAAGAGCATCCGTCTTATTCGTGCCGGAGATAATGCACAAGGAGTTGTGATTAATAATTATCTCCCTAATAACATTCTCCTCCCAATCCATGAAGGATTACTGCAAACGATATTTATCAACTTGCTCGACAATGCCTGCTACTGGATTCAACAGAATGGTCAAGAAAAAACAATCGATATAACGGCAAAAATAATAGATGACAACCAAAAAATAAAGATATTTGTTAGTGATACCGGCGTTGGGGTTTCGGAAGAAGAGTCTGAATGTATATTTGAAGCAGGAGAAACGTCAAAATCCCAGGGATTCGGTATGGGAT from Methanocorpusculum labreanum Z includes:
- a CDS encoding UPF0058 family protein; translated protein: MHKEELLELHQIFFDIKVYYESINPDLKFPQYNALKITPDMVNRSKLEHKYAIFILGSEIAAAMKEIETISSRGIPTRMKELADRTLKEMESEKEQ
- a CDS encoding putative manganese-dependent inorganic diphosphatase, which produces MKSIYVIGHRHPDTDSICSAIGYAAFLNRDGKDTYIAARCGDLNAESKYALAKFDLEGPALVLSVEPSVADIPFTHPESANAETPTIDVIELMDKNDLRNLPITDPNGNLIGLVSEHGLARAYVSNTKMETLAVSPVSVDTLARILHGTVRVKNHTVLEGAVYISIDALHVILSRITKKDIAIVGDDEPTQLALVSAGIAALIIADSAPVGQRLLASASEKGVTVISTEVDAFGVAKMIHLTLPAETIMTKDVPTVRIADTMEYVKQIVSNSKYRTACVVDENDKLLGTISRNSLMEDVAKSVILVDHNEYSQAVEGIETADIIEIIDHHRLGAMATLRPIRFDMEPVGSTSTIVTRRFMEAGIKPDKNVAGILLSGILSDTLGLKMSTTTKQDEDAVRFLSEIAGVDPASYANELIAEGMSLSGVSQDELLERDTKEYNLSGKRVIISQILVPSYAYAKTNADAIFAALDAKLRQPHAPDIYIALYTSVSEMGSDMFTAADEATMLAMNWQKTPMHLPGVVSRKKDFVPHFGRMLDSVF
- a CDS encoding TIGR03768 family metallophosphoesterase translates to MSRILVVLIVLFAVLLVFSSGCVSQMESLNTTERTVVPVDPGANQTITPANLSMYHYNGFGEWTYGDGVPLTVRDDIAGGMNASGTGTELLSFATISDIHITDEESPLQVIALGYLRPFPSAYSPVSMYSTQVLNAAVKTINNINKENKLDLVLSLGDAANNDQYNELRWYIDVLDGKTITPVSGGTAGKENIDYQQTFTAEGLDMPWYQTIGNHDEFFTGVFAMDENLSSVLVGDTVANLRLDVTVTGDTSLTGYYMGVFNGSDPNGTIIDMGSVSSFASAPTVIADANRHAISDDGVRIGFMQEFLNSSSLPYGHGYTEEMIANDFACYSFDPVEGVRIIMLDDTTENGSTIGDIWAHGRGSLDEERFAWLKAELQKGQEDGVLMIIGAHIPIATMEEGAPSGWSLNSEVSQTELITELQKYPNLLMWVSGHNHMNTILPIASPDPAHPEYGFWVVETASLRDFPQEFRTFEITRYSDELVGIKTVCVDVDVEGDPLAEKSRSYSIAAAQMSGKTDVGIENAELLVRVK
- a CDS encoding very short patch repair endonuclease, yielding MDRVTPEHRSWMMSRVRSKKTKPEQLVASYLRESHIGYRRCRTDLPGKPDFVLSKYRAVIFVNGCFWHGHAGCKRATIPKTNTEWWIAKFQQNKLRDERNYAQLREMGWRVFVIWECELGNDVEYKLKELVKEMLLWDDYPADDYPDEIFY
- a CDS encoding ATP-binding protein; translation: MINEETIPLKISPRAFTAFGADLVTNDNIAITELVKNSYDAFAYNVVVEFGEDEGGAYIKIIDDGLGMTRQVIKEVWAVLATKHKVKNPLIERDGKIRKVSGNKGLGRFSAAKLGNTMDIWTKSPDDGFLKIKINWKNLVDFDDLGECQITMEELNDTAIFQNPGTVIRIGDLNSIWSPEKILETKDSLSRLIAPFKNIDNFTIQLRSSTIEGPVNITAPKFIEKPPYKITGNVDAIGTIHWEYTYSPTNINHNPKTKTGIINWNEGKLGFTGYQEQLSLQECSGEMDYSCGPFSFEIRVWDLDVESRGEISAHYDIGKNDIRRALAQYKGLSIYRDNILVLPKSDASKDWLGIDLRRVSRIGKRISTNQIIGIVNINSKDNPELKDTTDREKLMDTKEYKEFINLLGSVINELENLRSLDKTRESETSSNGKKPLVNLFTSLSAERLVGKVELAVEKGEDNKQILKYVNEFNNENRENLDDLQKRVTYYAQTASLGSVATVILHELLNGMNAIIRFIKRVDKTCSPLETKTREALNDASESHARLVDLARTFSPLVRKDLYKAEYKCLVRETVDKSIRLIRAGDNAQGVVINNYLPNNILLPIHEGLLQTIFINLLDNACYWIQQNGQEKTIDITAKIIDDNQKIKIFVSDTGVGVSEEESECIFEAGETSKSQGFGMGLVIVTEILSYYGGKVGVLFPSLSSGATFEICIPLAKGAE